The region CAGGAAGCATCTGTGGATCTCGATGCCATCATGTAGCGCAATGCACGGACAGGCCGCAGGTCTATCACACTGTCTGTGCATTGTAGTCTGTGATCGGACCATGATCCACAGACGTCTGCAGGAGCCGTAAAGCCTCTCACTTGTCTGTATCTAGATCAGTATTTTGCATTAGTATTTGCGAGACACAAGCAGGAGCGGCTCCAAAATTAGGGAAAATTACAAATCTTTCTATTATGGTATTTCTTTAGGTGTCTAAGAAAACTTTCTGAAATAATCACtgaatatttttttgtgttttcacagAATTTTACAGCTTTTCTGTTGGTTAATGGACTGGTGGGAGCTGTAGAGTTGAGCTTTAAAATAACTGCCCCCTCAATCATTGCCGACCTGTGTGTGGGGGACCGGCGCAGCCGCGCGCTCTTCTGTTATTGCGTAATAGCATTTATTGGCAGGTGAGTGTGGACCTATTTATTGGTTAGAGTCATTCCGACAATTTACCGATTTGTTGTGGACTTTTTTCTGCCCAGTTTGCGCTCCGCAGATGCATCCATGTTCAAAACATATGGATGGCATCTTACAAAACCCTCCGCAAGTAATGAGGAATCATTAATCAGGAAGGAGGAGCCAGAGAAAGACACTCACAcatttatatgtgtatatgtgtgcagaAATGATGACaactttgtttttgtttgttacaGTGGCCTTGGTTACATCGTTGGCTCTAAAGTTGCAAGTGCGGCCTCTGGAGACTGGCGTTGGGCCTTTCGGGTAAGTAATAGGTCTGAGGGATCTTGTGGACAAACTGTGAATCTGAACTATAACTCCTATATGGTTTTAAAGGGATTCTGCCAGTAGTTTTTTatcatttaatctgagagcagggaTTCTGTAgggacagagaacctgattcctgcgATGTGTCACATATTGCTCCTTCTAgttgtttagaaaaaaaaatactgttttatcagcaggaaattatgaggaggggactagttgtctcatgccacgtagtcctcctcctctgtgtaacccctcccccaccactgattggtagctttctgcctatgtacagtgtacataggggggtacattttttaacaatttttttatggggatgatagacacccttgccaaaaaattgattggctgtagcagcacagaatacgttaaccctggtgatctagtgtcagtgGATGATGagctgtggaggaaggcctcattaaatagtatgcccaatttaaaggagcgggtctcctagacctgaaatgcccatacacaaagtgtatgggctgcctgaccaacatttccccatgggggtaaattaaaaaaaaaattaatcaaaaaatagtgtttactgttttgagctagggtaacacacaggaaaaaaaaggagaatggaagcctcaaaagcacactttgtagtagcacacagatagatgaggcgggtCACGGAACTATCACACTgtaaaaatttttttgttttaaccaaaatagtgtatagacctagagtattagacagaccaaaaattggaatgtatgcatgtaaaaaaactatttttacacCATACATAAAACGGCtgtcggacggagataacagactgtttcaatatgtggcctgtatttttcaaaattttcaaaccacaaaatactgtataaaccaagggtatcagaccaaaaactggaatgtatggctgaaaagacaagatttgaagaccacagatagaccagatgtgtgactgagataacagactgtttcaatatgtgggatgtatttttaaaaatttaaaaaaccacaaaatactgtatacactaagggtatcagaccaaatactggaatgtatggctgaaaagccaagatttgaagaccactctTATGGTCTTCAGtcttgtgactgagataacagactgtttcaatatgtgtccATAAGTAGGATATGAcacaaaaataaaacatttggtgtactaaaattgtacaaacatttccccatggggggtacattttaacaaaatattttatgggcatcacagacaccctttccaaaaattggactggctataGCAGCACCAAACCCGTTAACCCTGGTGACCTAGTGAGGAGACATAATGAgcaatcatactgaaataaaaatgaataaaggatgtgaatccacctatgaaagaaaataacaaaagggaggggtgaacacaggttcatagatatgaagccagaatgtgtccaacgagatatgttggtccctagcaacagatcAGAGAcagggataaaaataaaaatataatagtatttcaaaaatgtttagattggagaggtatacactaggtcataagaggatggtccagagataggaaaaatggaaagatCATGTGGAATacatggtggctaagtgactggaagcattatccgttatCCAACCACTAACcgcttcacactgctctggcttccatagtggtgtgctgcggtcccgtagaaattgggacaggaaggtcgagccagaagatgtgggtatttgttgtggcccacttttagcttggccacagtctcgtcctctgcatgcaccatcagcatcacacatccacttccctgtcccttgccttgcctattttaaatggactactgtaaTATTTggaaagctcaatacaaatggatttattgggagaaaaattatatgtgatcagtatgcctgaaaagcaagtatttggagaccacagatacaccgagcgtctgacggagataacatacagtacatttaatttatttatttattatattttttaaaccaaaaataacgagtagatcaaggctagcagaccaaaaaatacaaggtatgcctgcaaagcacggattttgacaccactgatagagcaggcgtcagccagagataacagactgatcaaaatgatcagaattttttgggcacaccaaaattatgtcaacaagttggctatgacacaaaaaaaaaatggagtactaaaattgtaagatatttagcacaatgatatgcgatgcatgtggcgtacaactcacagtgaactgtagctaaatatttttgtgcCAGCTGCAGATTttagggcagcaaaatggtgtcaaaaatgttgtaagacactaccaAATATTACATAGTACCACAaccaaaaaggacagatttttttgcgcactcacatctgatgcctgggaccaaAAAGGAATAGTAAAAaaattagattttcacgctcttctaTTGCAAtggtctggctgtagtctgcagcgtgaccaagcaaataaatgtagaagaaagggggctatggattgctttagaataaaaggcgcaggtgtaagatgcaaaaaaaaaattgccacagataattgcagctaggtatatattaaataagcagcagcagaagaCAGttctggagctttgggagggatgcagtgagagctatgtactcccatacagtgcctgcaggccttgcactgatgtggatatgtgcacatagaatccccagcctacctagcgctgcaatctcgggacccccgaattagccctaaaaaggactgttggtttctcaggatttgtggatgGAACACTACCACTCTAACTAACAAAAGAAATAatgtgaccctatctcagcagcagctctccctacactcgctaagtatggagcagaatgtggcgagcagggaggcgccaggtctcttatagagctgatgacgctgtgcggcagccaatcactgtaatagcacaacaaagatggctgtggcattacagtgcatggcagacaatccctgcaatgTCATCTAAAGAGGGGCagaattgcagggtggagacccgagctcccgccgaataatcctggaaatactcggtgctcgccgagtacaccgagcatagtgatactcgggcgagtaccgagtagtggcgagcatgttcgctcataacTACTGATGACACCTTTGTATATGTAACATGTGATGTCTCCTTCTTCATCTACACAGATCTCCCCTGCTCTGGGCATGATAGGAGTCCTGCTCATACTTGTGTTTGTAAAAGAACCGACCAGAGGAGCAACAGGAGGAAATAACAGCAAACCGCCGAGCTCCAAAACATGGACTTCAGATCTAAAGCAACTCCGTAAAAAGTAGGTGTTTTCTGTGCACTGATTGATGTCACTGATCCACCCCGTGACTTCTGTGTTATTTACATGTTTTTTCCCTTTTCACTTTCTGCAGCCGAAGTTTTCTGTTTTGCACACTTGGGATGATGAGTGTAAACTTTGTGGCCGGTGCCATCGGCTTCCACGCTCCCACTTTCCTGAAGCGTGCCCGGGACGCCATTGAGCCATGTCAGACTGAAGTCTGCGACTATAACGACAGGTACAAGTTTACAAACTTTGATTTGACAATCACTGGTGGGAATTTAATATTCCCCCTAccccagtttaatatttaaaaaaatatttatatttcaaATGATTATTATATCAAATTATTTATATAGCATTAATTCAAGCTCCTTAACTAATCTTGTTACTACTTTTCTTTGCAGTCTGATTTTTGGTGGAGTTATGATCACCGCTGGCATCTGTGGAGTCGTCTCAGGAGCGGAGATAGCCAAAATATACAGGAAGACCAACCCTCGTGCCGACCCGATAGTGTGTGCGTCTGGCCTGTTCATCTCCGCCATTTTCCTGTTCTTGGCTATATTTATGGGAAACATCAGTCTGGTGGCCACTTATGTAAGTACCTGATGTGTAGATTGCTTTCATTCCCTTACTGGGTCTCGGAAATAGGACGGATGTAATGAGCAGTAGAAATCATAGACTGTGGCGGGTGCACTGTATGAATGTATGGAAGCTGGGGTGGATGAATGGATTAAAAAGACAAAACCTATAGAGGATAGGAAAGTGTGTAAGAAACAAACGTCTATATATGTATTGTTCTTTATCTCTGCAGGTGTTTTTATTCTTCGGAATCTTATGTCTGACACTGAACTGCTCCGTTGAGGCTGATATTCGCCTGGTGAGTGGAGAAAAGCGCCAAACTTAGCACAGCTAAAATTATATTATGTATTCAGCCCGTATGTTCTGTTTCACCCATCAAtgccccttaaccccttagtgacagggccaaaTGCCCCTTAATCCTGGCTGTATCCAAGCGTTTGTTGGATAATTCCCAACTAAACTCCAAAATAGACTTAGCACAAGAAGATTAAAATCTTCTCTAATGAAATCTCAGTCCACAACGCGTTTCTGGGCTTCTTTTCCAATCCTGGCTGACTGTGCTCTTTCCTTCTGTTTCATGTATGTTCACTTTGCCAATGTTCTCTTAACTTGCTGCGTCTCGTGACTTCCTTCTGCTCACTCAGAATATTCTCTTGTTTCAGTATGTGGTACCTGCTGCAAGCCGATCAACAGCAGAGGCCATATTTATGATAGGGGCCGACCTGCTTGGGGAAGCCGGAAGCGCCTATTTCATCGGGCTGGTAAGTAACTGTTACATATTTACacattaaggctacattcacacatctttTTCCATTTGTACATCCTAGAAACATAGAGTGTTAAAGTTGGAagtgacctccagggtcatcatgtccaaccccctgctcaatgcaggattcactaaaccatctcagacaagaTGTCTGTCAagtttctgtttgaagacttccattgaaggagaactcaccacctctcgtggctgcctgttccactcattgattaccctcattgtcaaaaacttttttctaatatctaatctgtatcttctccctttcagtttcactccattgtccagtgtttccatgtgcaaatgaaaataaggatgatccctctacactgtgacatcccttcagatatttgtagacatctattaagtcttctcttagccttttttttttgCACGATAAACATTctaagatcctttaaccgttcctcgtaggacatactttgcagtctgctcaccatcctggtagctcttctctgaacttgctccagtttttaatgtttcttgtaaaatgtgttgcccagaactggacacattatTCTATATGAGGTCTGACctaagaggagtagagggggataattacttcacatgatctagactctatgcttctcttaatgcatcctagaactgcgtttgcctttttttgctactGTATCACACTGTTaacatgtagaatcttgcatttctccatgtTAAATATAATTCTATTAGCCCCTGCCATTATTCAAGTTTATCTAGTCCTTCTGAATCCATTATCtgttttctctagtgttagctattcctcctagcttttaattgtctgcaaatttgatcagtttaccttcagttcccttatctagatccttTATAAAAATGTTGCACAGCACTGAGGCCAGgaaagagccttgtggtaccccacttgaatcactcttccaattggatgtgctacCATTTAttgccactctttgagtatgatcactgagccagttatgaatccacctaaccgtagccttgtcaatctcatacttggtaattttttcaataaggattgtatgagatactttatcaaatgctttgttgaagtcaagatatactatatctaccgcatttccctgatccacccagtgattccatcatagaaggaaattagattagtctgtcatgacttgtttgctacaaatccaTGCTGGCTCTTGTTAATTACTGTATTGTTATCCAAGTACATACATGctgcttaataatttgttcaaagatctttcctggtatagaagtaaagctcactggcctgtaatttcccggTTCCAtcatctttccttttttgaagatagggacatttgCCCTTCTCTAATCTTATGGGACGTCTCCTGTTCTTTCAGGATTTCGGCTAGTGGCTCTGCCATTTCTTCTGGTATAATTttcaggatgtaattcatctggaccaggaaatttaaattcatgtaaattggctaagtgttccctcactatatctctgtttatggatagtgtgaATACATTTATTCCTTCGATAGTACACCAATGATCATTTGAAGTTACATTTGCtcacttagagaacacagatgcaaaatatgaatttaaaagtttggccttctcaacatcagttTTGACACTTGACTCTTTTCAACCTGTAAAAaggctatagcatctttgacttttcttttgcttttgacatacccccaaaatccttttttactgcttttgctcTCCAATTCAAGCTTcatttcattactggctttagctgttCTAacccttgccctgcattccctgcaaacagcattatactattctttagatatgcccctctttccatttgatatatatttattttttcctttttagcaagtgtttaagttctgtgttcatccatcttggtctctttaaaaacttccaattcttccttcttttcggaattgatactgattgtgcagtgagaatttcatttagaaaaatctcccatccttcttggacatttgtgTCCTTTAGAGCATCCagtcattggacctttcctaccctattTCTGAGTCTTTTaagatctgcctttctgaagtccaagatAAGATCTGtcgcaaagttgcttattttcacttgtactatttgattatttttatgtaaaaattaAAACGACAGTTACTCTTTAATGGCCAAATCTGATCCACAGAACAgatgagaataggacatgctctcAGTCTCTGAGATCAAAGACACAAGGAGTTTTTAAAACACTTGTTTGTATGGATCAAGAAAAAGACGGACAACACACAGACATGTACAGGGGATGTGACTGTAGCCGTATCATGAGGTCTGATTGGTACAGTACCTTATGTAACGCTGTATTTTTATGGTGGTCTCCATGTCTACATAAAGTATCCTAACAGATATATACAGATGTAGCTGCGTTAAATGAACTAGCAAGTCTCGCTGTGGCCTAATCATAGCATACTTAAAAGGGTTCAccaggattatttttttttactatgggcctaagaactagcaGGCATGTAGTTGCTAAATAACTGCCTGTAGTGCCCGGCACACACTGATCTCTGCCGACGCAGAGTGCTCTTACCTCCGATTCAGCGGCTTCCGCTGATGTCACATCGACATAGCAGCATCTTCTCTTCCACTCTGATCTGTTGATGCAGAGTGGTTGCTGATGTCAtggtgattgacagctggctccacgCTACCTAACTACGGGGAGCTGGCTGTCCATCACCATGGCCTCAGCACTCACGCCCTGTTAACAGAGCAAtccggaagaagaagagctgctctgttgatgtagaGCAGCTGAATCagtggcaggagcggtctgtgatggcTCTGAGCCTGCGCCAGGTAGAACAAGCAGGTAACTGCCTGTCATAGCAACTACCTCAGGTGCCCATTAGTTTTTAggctaatagtaaaaaaaaatagtcctgaaTAACCACTTTAAGCAATTAGATAATTTATTAGGTGGTCATATTTAGCAAAATGAACAATTGCGCTTAGGAATGTTGTGTCtacaggtaccttcacactgaacaacttaacaacgataacgatagcgatccgtgacgttgcagtgtcctggatagcgatattgttgtgtttgacacgcagcagcgatcaggatcctgctgtgatatcgttggtcgaagctagaagtccagaactttatttggtcgtcagatcggcgtgtatcgttgtgtttgacagcaaaagcaacgatgccagcaatgttttacaatggtaaccagggtaaatatcgggttactaagtgcagggccgcgcttagtaacccgatatttaccctggttaccactgtaaaagtaaaaaaaaaaaacagtacatactcaccttttgatgtctgtcacgtcccccggcgtccacgctgctgctcagagcttcctgcactgaatgtgccagtgccggccgtaaagcaaagccggGGAacgcaacagacaccggaatgtaagtatgtagtgttgttttttttacatttacactggtaaccagggtaaacatcgggttactaagggcggccctgcgcttagtaacccgatgtgtaccctggttacccggggtcttcggcatcgttggtcgctctccagcgaccacacaatgacgaaacagcgacgctgcagcgatcggcatcgttgtctatatcgctgcagcgtcgctgaatgtgacggtaccttaaggccatgtgcacacgttaagtatttttcgcgtttttttcgcgtttttttcgcgttttttcgctataaaaacatgataaaaacgcgaaaaaaacgcttacatatgcctcccattattttaagtgcattccgcattttttgtgcaaatgtagcctttttttccgcgaaaaaatcgcatcgcggaaaaaaaagcaacatgttcattaaaatgcggaattgcaggggattctgcacccataggagtgcattgatctgcttacttcccgcacggggctgtgcccacgatgcgggaagtaagcagattatgtgcggttggtacccagggtggaggagaggagactctcctccacggactgggcaccatataattggtaaaaaaataagaattaaaataaaaaacagtcctatactcaccctcgatgtcttcccgcctccactgcatgctgccgttcggttcctgtagctggtgtgcggtgaaggacctgccgatgacgtcactgtcctgtgattggtcgtgagcggtcatgtgaccgctcacgtgaccgtgacgtcacggaaggtcctgtgcgtacacaccagctatacggaacggacgccggtgagatgtctgggtgagtataagcatttttttatttttttttttatttttaaacattctatcttttactatagatgctgcataagctgcatctatagtaaaaagttggtcacacttgtcaaacagtatgtttgacaagtgtgaccaacctgtcagtcagttttccaagcgatgctacagatcgcttggaaaacttagcattctgcaagctaattacgattgcagaatgctaaaaaaacgcgaaaaaaacggaaaaaaaacgcaaaaaataatgcggatttcttgcagaaaatttccggttttcttcaggaaatttctgcaagaaatccgcaacgtgtgcacatacccttactctgcaGACATTCAGGACATACAAGCAGTATCCATACACATACATTACCCAGCAGGACTATACATGGAAGCTATGCACCAGCAAACTATTCTTACCTTGTGTGCACAGCAGGAGACCTCCAAAGACAAGATGGCCTGGAGTGATGTCATAGATCATCTGCTGAGGGAGGATGTCACATCAGTCCTGTCTCTAGACAGTGTGTAGTGCTGGGGCTGCGGAAACTGGAGCCAGTGCTGTTCATGGTTTGGAGGATGGAGCTCCTCCACTATCTGCAGTGAGGCACCTTCTCATTCTATGAGCACCAGATTCCATTGTTATCCATTGACTGCTGTCAGTGTTTATGTGTCCAGACAATTATGTTTTTTTCTACTTTCATTAACCACACAACTATTTATTTCATCATATCTTCAGATATCCGACCGCATCAACCTTCAAAATCCAGACTCGGATCTATGGAAGTTCCGCAGTTTGCAGTACGCCCTCATGGTTTGTCCCTTTATCGTGGCTATCGGAGGAGGATTCTTTTTGGCGTCTGCCCGCTTTATTGAGGAAGATCGTAAGAAGGCACAGACAGAGTCTGAAGGTTCGTGCACAAATATGTTCATTATCCACTCATATCTCCTGCAGAATTTGGATTAGCATTAGCTCCATAATCAGTAACTGTAATACCCAGCATCTGTATAATACATCTATCTCCATAACAAAGCGCCATAACATAAGATTAACAAAGCTCCATAACTAAATATGCATATGTGTTAACCTGATATAAATTCTGCTCTTCTTCTGAATCTGGCGTTGTTTGTCTTTTGTTCTCGTATCTCCCCATTCCTGATATATATATCTCCCTGTATATTTATCAAGCAATTTAGCCAACTAGGCATGATCATCAAAatatttctgaaaaagaaaaaaaatttagaGGGTCACGCCCACTTGAAAAAAAATACTAGATTTATATAAAGGGAGAATTGAGAACCCCAGGAATAACGGACGAGCAACGATAGTTTCAGAAGAATGACGGCATTTAGAACAGGTGAAAAAAATAGTGAAATGTCCGGTCATCTTGTTCAATGGTTTTATTTAACATTTCCAAGTTTTACACCAATAATAATGTTAGCAAGGA is a window of Ranitomeya variabilis isolate aRanVar5 chromosome 2, aRanVar5.hap1, whole genome shotgun sequence DNA encoding:
- the LOC143806673 gene encoding protein spinster homolog 1-like, which produces MASLCNSTQKMPIPSDDVKKGIDIEEKDENGETQDLHERTGVSVTRSFITVGILTFMYLVITMATFTVAGAMPYMQAAFKIDDSKSGLINLVFTASSALFGLIYGYLGDRWSRKHIVCIRMALWSAIIIGLSFVPNENFTAFLLVNGLVGAVELSFKITAPSIIADLCVGDRRSRALFCYCVIAFIGSGLGYIVGSKVASAASGDWRWAFRISPALGMIGVLLILVFVKEPTRGATGGNNSKPPSSKTWTSDLKQLRKNRSFLFCTLGMMSVNFVAGAIGFHAPTFLKRARDAIEPCQTEVCDYNDSLIFGGVMITAGICGVVSGAEIAKIYRKTNPRADPIVCASGLFISAIFLFLAIFMGNISLVATYVFLFFGILCLTLNCSVEADIRLYVVPAASRSTAEAIFMIGADLLGEAGSAYFIGLISDRINLQNPDSDLWKFRSLQYALMVCPFIVAIGGGFFLASARFIEEDRKKAQTESEDCVLQEVTVAPPLN